A region from the Canis lupus dingo isolate Sandy chromosome X, ASM325472v2, whole genome shotgun sequence genome encodes:
- the ARMCX5 gene encoding armadillo repeat-containing X-linked protein 5, whose product MAVCIMEGGAIAVGPTSVADLVALEWLKTTTLHRAALRHKAILPFPEGRAGAGTALKAGISSPANPRAKARIQAKAVGEAELETGTVTQAKAGDGAVARTQTVTCTEAVAVTRDVGKMETMTKNRVMTETKAKSVAEPGIVPQTKSKVMPMARVSAITKCEVKAAAGSKTAIRSFAKADDKASIESRPERKREDDIKFRAEAGDRAGIIIESSDEDEENVCSWFWTGEEPSVGSWFWPEEETPSQVYKPPPKIQEKPKPIPKPELTIKQKAAAWSRARYSVLVPIEGGEPSLPPEGNWTLVETLIETPLGIRPLTKIPPYKGPYFQTLAEIKNQVRYREKYGPNPRACRCKSRDFSLEPKEFDKLVALLKLTKDPFIHEIATMIMGISPAYPFTQDIIHDVGITVMIENLVSNPNVTEHPRALNMVDDNSESSEERKPAESYIHQVCKDIISYPLNSPVQLAGLKLLVHLSVKFEDHHIIANYIPDFLTLLNNGSVKTKFYVLKVFLRLSKNQANTRELISAKVLSSLVAPFNKNESKANILSIIEIFENINFQFKKKAKLFTKEEFTKSELISIFQEAKEFGQKLQDLAEHSDPEVRDKVIRLILKL is encoded by the exons ATGGCGGTTTGTATAATGGAAGGAGGGGCTATTGCTGTAG GTCCAACTTCAGTGGCAGATCTGGTGGCCTTGGAGTGGCTGAAGACCACCACCCTCCACAGGGCTGCGCTCAGGCACAAAGccattcttcctttccctga gggcagagcaggtgCTGGGACTGCCCTAAAAGCTGGAATCAGTAGCCCTGCCAACCCTAGAGCCAAGGCTAGGATCCAGGCCAAGGCAGTGGGTGAGGCAGAACTGGAAACAGGAACAGTGACCCAGGCCAAGGCTGGGGATGGAGCAGTGGCCAGGACACAGACAGTGACCTGCACTGAGGCCGTGGCTGTGACAAGGGATGTGGGCAAGATGGAAACTATGACTAAGAATAGAGTCATGACTGAGACTAAGGCAAAATCCGTGGCAGAACCTGGTATAGTGCCCCAAACCAAGTCAAAGGTGATGCCTATGGCCAGGGTCAGTGCAATAACCAAGTGTGAAGTCAAGGCTGCTGCTGGAAGTAAAACTGCTATCAGGTCCTTTGCCAAGGCTGATGATAAGGCCAGTATTGAGTCCAGGcccgagagaaagagagaggatgacATCAAATtcagggctgaggctggggaCAGAGCTGGTATTATAATCGAGTCCAGTGATGAGGATGAAGAAAATGTCTGCTCCTGGTTCTGGACCGGAGAAGAGCCTAGTGTAGGATCCTGGTTCTGGCCTGAAGAGGAGACTCCTTCTCAAGTTTATAAGCCTCCACCTAAGATCCAGGAAAAGCCCAAGCCCATACCCAAACCTGAACTCACCATAAAGCAAAAAGCAGCAGCATGGTCAAGGGCCAGGTATAGTGTCCTAGTCCCAATAGAGGGAGGGGAGCCATCCTTGCCTCCAGAAGGGAATTGGACTCTGGTTGAGACCTTGATTGAAACTCCTCTGGGAATTCGGCCTCTGACCAAGATCCCACCCTATAAAGGGCCCTACTTCCAAACCTTAGCTGAGATAAAAAACCAAGTTAGGTATAGGGAAAAGTATGGGCCCAATCCAAGAGCCTGCCGCTGTAAATCACGTGACTTTAGTTTGGAGCCTAAAGAGTTTGATAAACTCGTTGCCCTACTTAAGTTAACTAAGGATCCTTTTATTCATGAAATAGCTACTATGATAATGGGCATCAGTCCTGCTTATCCATTTACCCAAGATATAATTCATGATGTAGGTATTACTGTTATGATTGAAAACTTGGTCAGTAATCCCAATGTTACAGAACACCCTAGAGCTTTAAATATGGTAGATGATAACTCTGAGTCTTCTGAAGAACGAAAACCAGCAGAGTCATACATACATCAAGTTTGTAAGGACATAATCTCTTATCCATTGAACTCCCCTGTGCAACTGGCTGGACTAAAATTATTAGTGCACCTGAGTGTGAAATTTGAGGATCACCATATAATTGCAAATTACATTCCAGATTTCCTTACTTTGTTAAACAATGGAAGTGTCAAAActaagttttatgttttaaaagtcttCTTGCGCTTGTCTAAAAATCAAGCCAATACAAGAGAACTGATTAGTGCCAAAGTACTATCATCATTGGTCGCACCCTTTAACAAGAATGAGTCAAAGGCCAATATTCTTAGTATCAttgaaatatttgagaatataaaTTTCCAATTCAAAAAGAAGGCGAAGCTGTTTACCAAGGAAGAGTTCACTAAATCTGAGCTTATTTCCATATTCCAGGAAGCAAAAGAGTTTGGTCAGAAACTCCAAGACTTAGCAGAGCACAGTGATCCTGAGGTGAGAGATAAAGTTATACGATTAATACTCAAACTCTGA